A DNA window from Heterodontus francisci isolate sHetFra1 unplaced genomic scaffold, sHetFra1.hap1 HAP1_SCAFFOLD_174, whole genome shotgun sequence contains the following coding sequences:
- the LOC137364570 gene encoding probable G-protein coupled receptor 139, with protein sequence MAAADLLVIITAVILWRVSYYYFPGSLLEMSPLCTVIGAMRRAATDCSVWLTVTFTFDRFVAICCQKLKIKYCTEKTAAVVLAITCILLCLKNIPFYFVYEPVEIIDNAVWLCYPKPSYYTKPGWLGFDRVDKVVTPLIPFALILLLNALTVRHILVASRVRKGLRGQSKGENHSDPEMESRRKSVILLFTISGSFILLWLVYVIYFLYYTIKAADPRDYNDSEYIFLQVGFMLCSLSCCTNTFIYGVTQSKFREQVKSVVKYPVKSFVQLMNKQFN encoded by the coding sequence atggcagcagcggacctactggtcattatcactgcagTAATACTGTGGCgagtcagttattattatttcccaggatcGTTACTGGAAATGAGCCCTCTGTGCACTGTTATTGGTGCCATGAgacgtgcagccacagactgttccgtCTGGCTCACGGTTacattcacctttgatcgatttgtggccatttgttgccagaagctgaaaataaaatattgcacagagaaaactgcagcagtggttctggcaataacctgcattctgctctgtttaaaaaacatccccttctactttgtatatgaacctgtAGAGATAATTGACAACGCAGTGTGGTTGTGTTAtccaaagccaagctattatactaaGCCAGGGTGGTTGGGATTTGACAGGGTTGATAAGGTAGTAACCCCATtaatcccattcgctttaattctgttgctaaacgctctgacagtcagacacattttagtggctagTCGAgtgcgtaagggactgaggggtcagagcaagggagagaatcacagtgacccagagatggagagcagaaggaagtctgtgattttactcttcaccatatccggcagcttcatacttctgtggttggtgtatgttatataTTTCTTATATTATACCATTAAGGCGGCAGACCCCAgggattacaatgattctgaatatatatttctacaagtcggatttatgctgtgtagtttaagctgctgcacaaacacattcatttatggggtgactcagtccaagttcagagagcaagtcaagagtgtggtgaaatatccggttaaatCATttgttcaattaatgaataaacagttCAACTAA